From the Acidobacteriota bacterium genome, one window contains:
- a CDS encoding tetratricopeptide repeat protein, which yields MSHPHTVDKTLGLSWFLVLALVVNPFAVIVTLAQSIDPLEAGKTVERELKGGEKHRFSVQLSANDLLKLVVNQNGIDVVVRLLGPDGKTVQEVDNPNGIQGEEPLSWIAEQTGSYTLEIESLEKAAPSGKYELKPEAIKTATEQDRAQLEIEKLLTTGEQLYRSGKYDQALTFAQQARTKSESMFGLEHPLTATSLNLLGALYKKKNNYDQAEKLYLQCLAIQEKIFGPEHLKTADVLNNLSLLYLEKGEYAKAEPLRLRTNAIWEKSLDPNHSSIATGLNNLAALYLAKGEYAKAEPLYQRALAINEHNLGPNHQLVAFALNNLASFYKNKGDYVKAEPLFQRSLAILEQTGGPENTNVAVALNNLAGLYSLMGDDQQAESLYQRALAIWEKIFGNEHTMVAFGLNNLGTTYFDRKDWDKAEMFYQRALAIREKVLGPNHPNVAESLSNLSLLYQFKRDYLRAEPLSRRALASHEKVNGPSHPVTALDLTNLANLVMLARRDFAEAEPLLQRALAIREKALGPDHPEMISSLNLLADLYLGKGDIARSIAYRIRGADAAEHNLERNLVSGSERQKQQYMKSFVIAEDRTISLNIQQAPRERAALEIAMTLILQRKGRALDAMTNAIATLRNQSDPETQKLLDEYTNLVGQISVQTLKGPGQKKLEDHLTSLKALGDEKEALEKIISRRSAEFKVQTTPVTLENVQKNIPPDAALVEFVFYQPYLSRAKSPQLGVYVFDHKGSIQCADLGDAKHIEKAVSAFRKAVSNPKTNLAQDIKPIAQELDRLVMKPVRALSGKANHLLISPDGVLNLIPFAALMDEHGKFLIENYELTYLTSGRDLLKLAVNIEPHQPPLIIADPDYQDGAGPQTMGRRIGRLTRLIGTQVEGKQIKAIFPEARLKMRTDATEQDFKQVDRPALVHIATHGSFLEDAPQTSETTSFDQLDRNIEKATFNFEKERQANPLLRSMLFFAGANQGGTEDNDGVMTALEAAQLNLWGTKLVVLSACDTGLGDVKNGDGVYGLRRALVLAGSEAQMMSLWPVSDQGTRELMVDYYTRLKAGEGRSQALRNVQLKLLKNPRRQHPFYWASFIQSGEWTSL from the coding sequence TCCAAGGCGAAGAACCACTCTCGTGGATTGCAGAACAGACAGGGAGTTACACCCTGGAAATTGAATCTTTGGAAAAAGCGGCACCGTCCGGCAAGTACGAACTGAAGCCAGAAGCGATCAAAACTGCGACCGAGCAGGACCGGGCTCAACTGGAAATTGAAAAACTGCTTACCACAGGCGAACAACTCTATCGAAGCGGGAAATATGATCAGGCATTGACCTTTGCCCAGCAGGCCAGAACGAAAAGTGAAAGTATGTTTGGGCTGGAACACCCTCTGACCGCAACCAGCCTGAACCTGTTGGGCGCGCTCTACAAAAAGAAAAACAATTACGATCAGGCGGAAAAGCTGTACCTGCAATGTCTTGCAATCCAGGAGAAAATCTTTGGCCCTGAGCATTTAAAGACGGCGGATGTCCTGAACAATCTGTCCCTGCTCTATCTGGAAAAAGGTGAGTACGCCAAAGCGGAACCGCTGCGCCTTCGAACCAATGCCATTTGGGAAAAATCGCTTGACCCCAATCACAGTTCTATCGCCACAGGGCTGAACAATCTGGCAGCGCTCTATCTTGCCAAAGGCGAATATGCGAAAGCGGAACCGCTCTATCAACGTGCGTTGGCGATCAATGAGCACAATTTGGGGCCGAACCACCAACTGGTCGCCTTTGCCCTCAACAATCTGGCGTCGTTCTATAAGAACAAAGGCGACTATGTAAAAGCCGAACCACTCTTTCAACGATCTCTGGCGATCCTGGAACAAACAGGTGGTCCGGAGAATACGAATGTTGCGGTTGCCCTCAACAACCTGGCTGGACTGTACAGCCTGATGGGTGATGATCAACAGGCTGAGTCGCTGTACCAACGAGCCCTGGCGATTTGGGAGAAGATCTTTGGCAATGAGCACACCATGGTTGCCTTCGGTTTAAACAACCTGGGTACAACTTATTTTGACCGAAAAGACTGGGACAAGGCTGAGATGTTCTATCAGCGAGCCCTGGCCATCCGGGAAAAAGTATTGGGGCCAAACCATCCTAATGTCGCCGAATCTCTGAGTAATTTGTCTCTGCTTTACCAATTCAAACGCGATTATCTCCGGGCAGAACCCCTCTCCCGACGAGCCCTGGCCAGCCACGAGAAGGTGAATGGCCCCAGCCACCCGGTTACGGCGCTTGATCTGACGAATCTGGCAAATTTGGTGATGTTGGCAAGAAGAGATTTTGCGGAGGCTGAGCCGCTCCTTCAGCGAGCACTGGCCATCCGGGAAAAAGCGCTTGGCCCTGATCACCCGGAAATGATCTCCAGTCTGAACCTCCTGGCTGATTTATACCTGGGCAAAGGTGACATTGCCCGGTCCATTGCCTACCGAATACGGGGAGCCGATGCGGCTGAGCATAACCTTGAGCGCAATTTGGTTTCTGGTTCTGAGCGCCAAAAACAGCAGTACATGAAATCGTTTGTTATTGCTGAGGACCGAACCATTTCTTTAAATATTCAGCAAGCGCCACGTGAAAGAGCCGCGCTTGAAATTGCGATGACCCTGATCTTGCAACGCAAAGGGCGGGCACTGGATGCCATGACCAATGCGATAGCGACGTTGCGAAACCAAAGTGACCCTGAAACACAAAAACTGCTTGATGAGTACACAAATTTGGTCGGACAAATCTCGGTTCAGACGTTAAAAGGCCCTGGCCAAAAGAAGTTGGAAGATCATCTCACCTCCCTCAAAGCTCTGGGTGATGAAAAGGAAGCGCTAGAAAAAATCATTAGTCGCCGAAGTGCAGAATTTAAAGTTCAAACCACGCCTGTCACTTTGGAAAATGTTCAAAAAAATATCCCTCCAGATGCCGCTTTGGTTGAATTTGTCTTCTATCAACCCTACCTATCCAGAGCCAAATCACCTCAGTTGGGTGTGTATGTGTTCGATCACAAAGGGAGCATTCAATGTGCTGACCTTGGGGATGCGAAACACATTGAAAAAGCGGTCAGCGCCTTCCGCAAAGCGGTGAGCAATCCCAAAACAAACCTGGCACAGGACATCAAGCCAATCGCCCAGGAATTGGACCGGCTGGTGATGAAACCAGTCCGGGCGTTGAGTGGAAAGGCCAACCATCTGCTGATTTCGCCGGATGGGGTGCTCAACCTGATCCCATTTGCTGCCCTCATGGATGAGCATGGGAAATTTCTGATTGAAAACTATGAGTTGACCTACCTGACAAGTGGGCGTGACCTGTTGAAATTAGCCGTGAACATTGAGCCCCACCAACCACCTCTCATCATTGCCGACCCGGATTATCAGGACGGAGCCGGGCCTCAGACAATGGGGCGTCGCATTGGACGATTGACACGACTGATCGGCACCCAGGTTGAAGGCAAACAGATCAAGGCCATCTTTCCCGAAGCCAGATTGAAAATGAGGACTGACGCGACAGAACAGGATTTCAAACAGGTTGACCGGCCAGCGTTGGTCCACATCGCGACCCATGGCTCTTTTCTGGAAGATGCTCCTCAAACGTCGGAAACGACTTCGTTTGATCAACTGGACCGAAACATCGAAAAAGCCACTTTCAATTTCGAAAAAGAACGACAAGCCAATCCCCTGCTCCGGTCAATGTTATTTTTCGCCGGTGCCAATCAAGGCGGGACAGAAGACAATGACGGCGTGATGACGGCCCTCGAAGCCGCCCAACTCAATCTGTGGGGGACGAAACTGGTGGTGCTTTCGGCATGTGATACCGGTCTGGGTGACGTGAAAAACGGCGACGGTGTGTATGGTCTCAGGCGCGCCCTGGTTCTGGCTGGAAGCGAAGCCCAGATGATGAGCCTCTGGCCAGTGTCCGATCAAGGCACACGCGAGTTGATGGTGGACTATTACACCCGACTCAAAGCGGGTGAAGGTCGCTCCCAGGCGCTGCGCAATGTCCAACTCAAGCTGCTCAAAAATCCAAGGCGACAGCACCCGTTTTACTGGGCTTCATTTATTCAATCTGGCGAGTGGACCAGTCTGTAG